In Macaca fascicularis isolate 582-1 chromosome X, T2T-MFA8v1.1, one DNA window encodes the following:
- the LOC135969169 gene encoding uncharacterized protein CXorf49-like: MRSRGTGVKCPCRSHGLLGTSPTSAWDEGSGVPKASLFLLRGPVRWAWLDSALPFRRYQDDRLPTAQAARTGAMSSPDKRAIEDLTQQLAAMQFFSDKFQDL, encoded by the exons ATGAGAAGTCGCGGCACTGGCGTCAAGTGCCCGTGCAGAAGCCACGGGCTGTTGGGGACATCTCCTACTTCCGCCTGGGATGAGGGTAGCGGTGTCCCGAAGGCCTCACTGTTCCTGTTGCGTGGCCCAGTCCGCTGGGCTTGGCTGGACTCGGCTCTCCCCTTCCGCCGTTACCAGGACGACCGTCTCCCCACAGCCCAGGCTGCCCGGACTGGCGCCATGAGCTCCCCCGACAAG AGGGCAATTGAGGACCTTACACAGCAACTAG CGGCCATGCAGTTCTTCAGTGACAAGTTCCAGGACCTTTGA